TGGCACGAAACCGCTGATCAGGTCCGGAATTTCCGAGCGGCCCATCACCTGACGCCGGTCTACAAGATGGTCGACACCTGTGCCGGGGAATTTGCCTCCAGCACGCCGTACTTCTACGGCACCTACGAACAGGAAAACGAAAGCACGGTTAGCGACCGGCCGTCCGTTCTGGTCCTGGGGTCCGGTCCGATTCGCATCGGCCAGGGGGTGGAGTTCGATTACGCCACGGTCCATTCGGTCAAGGCGATCCAAAAGGCCGGCTACGAGGCCATTATCATGAACAGCAATCCCGAGACCGTGTCGACCGACTTTTCCGTCTCCGACAAATTGTATTTTGAACCGTTGACGATTGAAGACGTCTTAAACGTGATCGACCTCGAACAACCGTTGGGGGTCATCGTCCAGTTCGGCGGGCAGACCGCCATCAACTTGGCGGCTTCGCTGGAACGTCACGGCGTCAAGATCTTGGGGACCAGTGTGGCCGACGTCAACCGGGCCGAAGACCGAGACGCCTTTAACCGGGTGATCGAAGACCTGCGGATTCCCCAACCGGCGGGCGACACGGCGAGTGACGAAGCTACGGCCCTGGCGATTGCCGACCGTATCGGCTACCCCGTGTTAGTGCGTCCCAGCTACGTGTTAGGGGGCCGAGCCATGGAAATCGTGACGCGGCGTGCCGACCTCGACCACTACATGCATAACGCGGTTCAGGTGTCCCACGACCATCCGGTGCTGATCGACCGGTACCTGGTGGGCAAGGAATGCGAAGTGGACGCGATTTGCGACGGGGAAACGGTGTTGATTCCGGGCATCATGGAACACATCGAACGCGCCGGGGTCCACTCCGGTGACTCGATGGCGGTCTATCCACCACAGTCTCTATCAGCGGCGGTCCAGGATCAAATCGTGACCTACACGGAACGGTTAGCCAAGGCGTTGAACTGTATCGGCATGATGAACATCCAGTTCGTGGTTCACGCCGAACAGGTTTACGTGATTGAGGTCAACCCCCGAGCCAGCCGGACGGTGCCGTTTCTAAGCAAGGTCACCGCCATCTCGATGGCCCAGGTTGCGACCAGAGTGATTCTGGGACAATCGTTGCGCGACCAGGGGTACCACAACGGTCTGGTCCAGCCGGGCGCGTTGGTTCATGTGAAGGCTCCGGTCTTCTCGTTCTCCAAGCTCAACCGGGTGGACAGCCTGTTGGGACCGGAAATGAAGTCGACCGGGGAGGTCATGGGCAGCGACCGGACGCTGGCCAAGGCCCTCTACAAGGCCTTCGAGGCGGCCAAACTCCACGTGCCGAGTCACGGTAACGTCCTGATTACCGTCCGCGATGCCGATAAACCGGAAGCCGTGAAGTTGGCCCGGCGCTTCCATAATCTGGGGTACCAACTGTTAGCGACGCCGGGGACGGCGGCCTGCCTGACGCAAAATCAGTTGCCGGTCCGGGTGGTCGATAAGATTAAGACCGGCGAACACGACCTCTTACAACAAATGGAGGCCGGCCAGATTCAGGTGGTGATCAACACCATCTCGGATGAGAGCCACGCGGCCGACGACGGCGCGGTCATTCGTAACACGTCGATCGCCCACGGGGTGCCGCTGTTTACGGCACTGGATACCGTGGCGGCCATTCTGCAGGTACTGGAATCCCGGTCATTTGTGACACAGGCGCTGTAAAAGCGGACCGACGAACACACGGCAACAGCCAACGATGGCACGATAAATGCATATAATAGGAGGAAACGATGGGACGATTAAGTGTGAATTTAGCGGGCGTGACCCTACAAAACCCGGTGATGCCGGCTAGCGGGACCGCGGCATACGGTCAAGAACTGGCGCAAAAATTGGATTTGAACGCTTTGGGCGGCTTGGTCATCAAGTCGACCACGGCGGAACCGAAAGTGGGCAATCCGCGACCGACCACGGCGGCCACCACGGCCGGGTGGTTGAACGCCATCGGGTTGAAGAACCCCGGGGTGGCCAACGTGGTGCACGAAAAGCTGCCCTGGTTAGCGACCCATTACCCCACGTTACCCGTGGTGGGGAGTGTGGCCGGTGCGAGCTTTGAGGAATATGTGAGCGTGGCGCGCCAACTGGATGCGGTGCCCAATGTGCGGCTGCTGGAGATCAACATTTCCTGCCCAAACGTGGCGCACGGCGGGCTGGCGTTCGGGACGGACCCGCACACGGTCGAAACGTTGACTCGCGAGATTACGGCGGCGGTGACCAAGCCGGTTTTCATGAAGTTAACGCCCAACGTGACGGATATCGTCCCGATTGCCTTGGCGGCCGAAGCCGGTGGCGCTGACGGTCTGACCATGATTAACACGTTGACGGGGATGGGGATTGACTTAGCCACGCGCAAGCCCATCCTGGCTAACGGGACCGGCGGCTTGTCGGGCAAGGCCATTCACCCGTTGGCTGTGCGGATGATTCATCAGGTTCGTCAGCACACCCGCTTACCCATCATTGGTGTGGGGGGCGTCTTTACCCCCGAAGACGTGCTGGAATTTTATCTTGCCGGCGCTAATGCGGTGGAAGTCGGGGCGGCAACCTACGGGACACCCACGGCTTGCATCGATATCGTGCGCGACCTGCCCGCTACGCTGGATCGCTACGGCATTGCTAGTCTGCAAACGTTAATCGCACAGGTTCAGGGTTAAGTTCGGCCAGGTCGGTGGTTGGAAAAATAAAGCGCTGCTGGTGGACTTCCTTCCCCGCGATGCGGTAGAATCAAGGAGACTTGAGGAAGGGAGCCTGGGGATATGCCAGATGCACCAAGAAAAAAGACCCGTCGTCGGTGGTGGGGGACCTTACTATTTCTGCTCTTGATTCTGGTGTCGCTGGGGTTAATCTTCAACGAACAGATCAAGACCTGGATGGTGTCTTCCTACCAGCCCAAGGTGACGGCCGGATCGGTTCGGCAGAATCAAAAGAAAAAGGCATCGTACGATTTTAAAAAGGTTAAATCGCTGGACTTCTCGACGGTGGCGAAGGCCCGGTTAAACTCCAAGGCCATTCACGTGGTGGGGCAGATTTATCTGCCCCAATCGGATATTCACCTGCCGATTGCGAAGGGGGTCAGCAATCAGGTCTTAGCGCTCACCGCCGGTACCATGCGCGCAGACCAGAAGATGGGTCAGGGAAATTATCCTCTGGCCGGGCACCACATGGTATCGCACACGATTCTGTTCAGCCCGTTGTATTTTAAGACGCAGGTGGGCCAGAAGATCTACCTGACCGATGCCGCAAAGGTCTACGAATATCGGGTAACGGTTCGGAAATTTATTCCGGCGACGGCGGTTCAGGTCGTCGCGCAGACCAAACAAAAGCTGGTGACCCTGATTACCTGTGACGCCACCGGGGCTAACCGGTTGATGATTCGCGGTAAATACGTCAAACAGATGCCGTATAAGCAGGCGCCCTTAAGCGTCCGGAAGGGCTTTGCCGGTAGTTTCAATAATCGTTATTAAGAAGAAAACGCTCAGCAGAAATCTGCCGGGCGTTTTTAATTGTATAACCAAGAAACTGTTTTACACTATAATTCGTGACGCTGTGACTGTTAATTAATTTTTAATCTGGCGATAAAAAAATAATTGAAATCAGTTAGTTTGGTTGACGATTAATCCTAAAACGCGGTCTGACGGGGATTGATAAGTCCATGAAGTGGCGGGTCGAATCATTTATAGAATGCTCAGTTATCAAATTATAATTGTTTTTGTTGCACATATGATAAATTGTGGACAAAAAGTTATCGTCATGGTATTATACTTATGAATCATCGATGACTTCAAAGAACATTAATTAAAAGCCTAACCGATAGAACCTTTAAAACGCTAAAGTGATCGGCAGATTAAAGAGAATTGATTAGACGCCAGCTTGTTTTTAGGCCTGCGGGCTTAGGGATGGGGATTGTGATGCGAATTCGATATATTTGTCTACTGCTGTTGAGTTTCGCCACGCTAGCCTGGGGCATGAGTTCTCCGGCGCAAGCGGCGACGGACATTCAACAATCGCAGTACGAGGTGCGATTAACACCACCGAATCAACTCCTGACTGGGAGTGACGGTGCGGTGATTGACGGGAGCGAAGGTGATGCCGGTCAACCAAGTACCGGTAACACGACCAGTCAGGGCACCAACGCTGCTACGGGCAATCAAGCCCCCGTCACGGCAACGCAGTATGCGGATGCCAGTAAGACGCCGCTAAGCGGGCGACTCCCGCAGCTGTCGGAACAGCAATGGACCGGATTCGGATTAATTGGTGTGATTATCATGGCACTATTGTTGGGGATATGGAAGCTGAGCCGGAAAACCCGGCGTTCATAAAAATGAGGAGTGTATTCTATTATGACTAAGAAGACTTTACAATTACTCGCTACTGTTGCTGCTGTTGCTGGGATGAGTTTTGCGGCTACCACGGCGCACGCCGCTGCGG
Above is a window of Levilactobacillus zymae DNA encoding:
- a CDS encoding dihydroorotate dehydrogenase, which gives rise to MGRLSVNLAGVTLQNPVMPASGTAAYGQELAQKLDLNALGGLVIKSTTAEPKVGNPRPTTAATTAGWLNAIGLKNPGVANVVHEKLPWLATHYPTLPVVGSVAGASFEEYVSVARQLDAVPNVRLLEINISCPNVAHGGLAFGTDPHTVETLTREITAAVTKPVFMKLTPNVTDIVPIALAAEAGGADGLTMINTLTGMGIDLATRKPILANGTGGLSGKAIHPLAVRMIHQVRQHTRLPIIGVGGVFTPEDVLEFYLAGANAVEVGAATYGTPTACIDIVRDLPATLDRYGIASLQTLIAQVQG
- a CDS encoding class A sortase: MPDAPRKKTRRRWWGTLLFLLLILVSLGLIFNEQIKTWMVSSYQPKVTAGSVRQNQKKKASYDFKKVKSLDFSTVAKARLNSKAIHVVGQIYLPQSDIHLPIAKGVSNQVLALTAGTMRADQKMGQGNYPLAGHHMVSHTILFSPLYFKTQVGQKIYLTDAAKVYEYRVTVRKFIPATAVQVVAQTKQKLVTLITCDATGANRLMIRGKYVKQMPYKQAPLSVRKGFAGSFNNRY